A genomic stretch from Sphingobacterium sp. ML3W includes:
- a CDS encoding porin family protein, with translation MNKILYIIAVFMMATGYVQAQNGQSNGNPNFFNTDIDYSVQAQFSIGGSSPLGLPKTIRKIESYNPGLQVGLEANATKWLQADKRWGIRTGIRFETKGMKTEARVKNYLTEIVKDNSKVKGYYTGKVETNVQNTYLTLPVLAVYKLSDHWNLYGGFYFSTLLDNTFDGNVSDGYLRQNTPVGTKITFEEGSQASYDFSDNIRKFQWGTQLGAEWKMNRHFKLLTDLTYGFNNILEKDFTSIDFGMHNIYLNVGFGYNF, from the coding sequence ATGAACAAAATACTTTATATAATAGCTGTTTTCATGATGGCGACCGGTTATGTGCAGGCTCAAAATGGTCAGTCAAACGGTAATCCGAATTTTTTTAATACAGATATTGACTACTCGGTACAGGCGCAATTCAGTATCGGTGGTAGTAGTCCATTAGGCCTTCCTAAGACAATACGCAAAATCGAAAGCTATAATCCTGGGTTACAGGTAGGCTTGGAGGCAAATGCTACAAAGTGGTTGCAGGCGGATAAACGATGGGGAATTCGTACAGGAATTCGTTTCGAGACGAAAGGAATGAAAACCGAAGCTCGTGTGAAAAATTATCTGACCGAGATTGTGAAAGATAATTCAAAAGTGAAAGGGTATTATACTGGGAAGGTAGAGACCAATGTACAAAATACCTATCTTACATTGCCCGTTTTAGCTGTTTACAAATTATCAGATCATTGGAATTTATATGGAGGGTTTTATTTCTCGACATTGCTGGATAATACATTCGATGGAAATGTATCGGATGGATATTTGAGACAAAATACCCCAGTAGGAACTAAAATTACGTTTGAAGAGGGGAGTCAGGCTTCTTATGACTTCTCCGATAATATCCGGAAATTTCAATGGGGAACACAACTTGGAGCGGAGTGGAAGATGAACAGACATTTCAAATTGTTGACAGATCTTACCTACGGTTTTAATAATATTTTAGAAAAAGATTTTACCTCCATAGATTTTGGTATGCATAATATCTATCTTAATGTGGGATTTGGATACAATTTCTAA
- a CDS encoding 2-oxoglutarate and iron-dependent oxygenase domain-containing protein → MALVNIPRLDLLHYTQGTQEQRNQFIQDIGKAFNETGFVTIANHGLSKELIEELYQVVPEFFGLPTETKEKYEFPELAGQRGYTAKGREKAKDAKTPDLKEFWQRGQTIVGEEYSKADFPDNPQVEEIPRFNGVTAEVYKKLEDTGRELLKAIATYLDLEENYFEKFVINGNSILRAIHYFPIADPDALAPDAVRAGAHEDINLITLLIGASADGLEVLTKDGEWFPIKAKGEDIVINVGDMLQRLTNNKLKSTTHRVVNPPREKMGTSRFSIPFFLHPKSSMSLASLDSCIDTAHPKAYEDYTAGEYLDERLREIGLKM, encoded by the coding sequence ATGGCTTTAGTAAACATACCTCGCTTGGACTTGTTACATTACACACAAGGAACCCAAGAACAACGAAATCAATTCATTCAGGATATTGGCAAGGCTTTCAATGAGACAGGCTTTGTAACGATTGCAAACCATGGTTTATCAAAAGAATTAATTGAAGAATTATATCAGGTCGTTCCAGAATTCTTTGGTTTACCAACCGAAACAAAAGAAAAGTATGAATTTCCTGAACTTGCGGGCCAACGTGGATATACAGCTAAGGGACGAGAAAAAGCGAAAGATGCTAAAACACCAGATCTAAAAGAATTCTGGCAACGAGGTCAAACCATCGTTGGTGAAGAATATTCAAAAGCTGACTTTCCAGACAATCCCCAAGTGGAAGAAATACCACGCTTTAATGGCGTAACGGCAGAAGTTTATAAAAAACTAGAAGACACAGGTCGTGAACTGTTAAAAGCTATTGCCACCTACTTAGATCTTGAAGAAAATTATTTTGAGAAATTTGTGATCAATGGTAACTCAATTTTGCGTGCGATCCATTATTTCCCAATTGCAGATCCAGACGCATTAGCTCCTGATGCAGTACGTGCAGGTGCCCATGAGGACATAAATTTGATTACACTATTAATTGGTGCTAGCGCCGATGGACTGGAAGTATTGACAAAAGATGGTGAATGGTTCCCGATCAAAGCAAAAGGAGAAGATATTGTGATCAACGTGGGAGATATGTTGCAGCGTTTGACCAACAACAAACTTAAGTCAACAACTCACCGTGTAGTCAATCCTCCGCGTGAAAAAATGGGTACTTCCCGCTTCTCAATTCCTTTCTTTTTACATCCAAAATCTTCTATGAGCTTAGCTTCGTTGGACTCTTGCATCGACACAGCTCATCCAAAGGCCTATGAAGACTATACCGCAGGTGAATATCTGGATGAAAGATTGAGAGAGATCGGTTTAAAAATGTAA
- a CDS encoding MarR family transcriptional regulator translates to MDQNQTIDYFLKTGWQTIANKYNQIASQYGFTQAAGYILINIHKEGTPVSQIANLTGVKTTSLSRVLNNLESLGFIYRETSETDKRSVKVYLTDLGREKRRIAKDVVRNFNQYLADNFSENERDQLIASLAKLNELATSYKEEVIV, encoded by the coding sequence ATGGACCAAAATCAGACAATCGACTATTTTTTAAAAACAGGTTGGCAAACGATTGCCAATAAATATAATCAAATTGCTTCGCAGTATGGCTTTACCCAGGCTGCTGGTTATATTTTAATCAATATCCATAAGGAGGGTACTCCTGTTTCTCAGATTGCGAATTTGACGGGAGTTAAAACAACGAGTTTGTCCCGGGTGTTAAATAACTTAGAATCCTTGGGATTCATTTATCGGGAGACCAGCGAAACGGATAAACGCTCTGTAAAGGTGTATCTGACAGATTTGGGTCGGGAGAAAAGAAGAATAGCCAAGGATGTGGTACGTAATTTTAATCAGTACCTCGCTGATAATTTTTCGGAAAATGAACGTGATCAATTGATTGCTTCTTTGGCTAAGCTCAATGAGCTGGCGACCAGTTATAAGGAAGAAGTGATCGTATAG
- a CDS encoding 3-hydroxyacyl-CoA dehydrogenase/enoyl-CoA hydratase family protein → MMNRNIRKVAVLGSGVMGSRIACHFANIGVEVLLLDIVPRELLPAEQAKGLTLESKAVRDRIVNSSLETALKTNPSPIYSKSFVKRIKTGNFDDNLQDIAQVDWIIEVVVERLDIKKSVFDRVEQFRKPGTLITSNTSGIPIHLMTEGRSEDFKDHFCGTHFFNPPRYLPLLEVIPTPHTKAEVVDFVLHFGDKMLGKTVVLCKDTPAFIGNRIGVYSMLAVTHLVEPLGLTVEEVDKYTGPAMGHPKSATFRTADVVGLDTLVNVANGLAQNAPEDEAKGVFQLPAFISKMVENKWLGEKTKKGFYEKVKAADGNSEILSLDLKTLTFGSQQKVKSTTLEATKPVEDIRKRMKVYEQGTDKAAELFRAMHYPLFEYVSRRVPEITDDFFRIDDAMRAGFGWELGPFEVWDALGVRETLAKIKAEEKRLPGQDGEVASWVHEMLDSGHESFYRIENGVRHYYDIASKSYKAIPGTEDLIVLDHIRESKTIWKNTGVSIIDLGDGIINCEFHTKMNTIGGDVIQGLNKAIDLAEKEYRGLVVSNDGKNFSAGANIGMIFMMAVEQDFDELNMAVRAFQNTSMRLRYSSIPVVVAPFQMTLGGGCEFSMHADFVQAHAETYMGLVELGVGVIPGGGGTKEFALRASEEFKDDQIVQNTLKDKFLTIGQAKVSTSAYEAYELGYLQKDKFAITMNRARLLADAKAKALELADEGYVQPAPRNDIKVLGNQGLGIVYVGASSMREGNYISDYDRKISEKLGWVMCGGNLSSPTEVSEQYLLDLERKTFLELCAERKTLERIQYMLTKGKPLRN, encoded by the coding sequence ATGATGAACAGAAATATTAGAAAAGTGGCGGTTCTCGGTTCGGGTGTTATGGGCTCGCGAATTGCTTGTCATTTTGCTAACATTGGTGTCGAGGTATTGCTGCTGGATATTGTTCCCCGCGAACTGCTGCCAGCAGAACAAGCTAAGGGTCTAACGTTAGAGAGTAAAGCCGTTCGGGATCGGATTGTCAACAGTTCGTTAGAGACTGCTTTAAAGACAAATCCTTCGCCAATTTACAGCAAATCCTTTGTAAAACGTATCAAAACAGGGAATTTTGATGATAACCTCCAAGACATCGCACAAGTGGACTGGATCATCGAAGTCGTTGTGGAACGATTAGATATTAAAAAATCTGTTTTTGACCGTGTAGAACAATTCCGTAAACCAGGGACATTGATTACTTCCAATACTTCTGGTATTCCTATTCATCTGATGACAGAGGGACGGAGTGAAGATTTTAAAGATCATTTTTGCGGGACACACTTCTTCAATCCACCGCGCTATCTGCCTTTATTGGAGGTAATTCCGACACCGCACACTAAGGCTGAGGTTGTTGATTTCGTGCTTCATTTTGGCGATAAGATGCTAGGGAAGACGGTTGTTCTGTGTAAGGATACACCAGCATTCATCGGTAACCGGATTGGCGTTTATTCGATGTTGGCAGTGACTCATCTGGTTGAGCCTTTAGGGCTGACAGTGGAGGAAGTGGATAAATATACAGGCCCCGCAATGGGACATCCCAAATCAGCAACTTTCCGTACTGCGGATGTCGTAGGTCTTGATACCTTGGTGAATGTAGCTAATGGACTGGCACAGAATGCGCCCGAAGATGAAGCCAAAGGCGTCTTCCAGCTTCCTGCCTTTATCAGTAAGATGGTTGAAAATAAATGGCTAGGTGAAAAAACAAAAAAAGGATTTTATGAAAAGGTAAAAGCCGCTGATGGTAATTCCGAAATCCTTTCCTTAGATCTTAAAACATTAACATTTGGCTCGCAACAAAAAGTTAAGTCAACAACATTAGAGGCTACCAAGCCAGTTGAAGATATCCGTAAGCGGATGAAAGTCTATGAACAAGGAACAGACAAGGCGGCGGAGCTCTTCCGTGCCATGCATTATCCTTTATTTGAATATGTTTCACGTCGTGTTCCTGAAATCACAGATGATTTCTTCCGTATAGATGATGCCATGCGTGCTGGCTTTGGTTGGGAACTTGGGCCATTTGAAGTCTGGGATGCTTTGGGGGTCCGTGAGACCTTGGCTAAGATCAAGGCCGAAGAGAAGCGTTTGCCCGGACAAGATGGTGAGGTGGCATCCTGGGTGCATGAAATGTTGGATTCAGGACATGAATCTTTCTATAGAATAGAAAATGGTGTTCGCCATTACTATGATATTGCATCCAAATCCTATAAAGCTATTCCTGGAACAGAGGATTTGATTGTTTTGGATCATATCCGTGAAAGCAAAACCATCTGGAAAAATACAGGTGTTTCAATTATTGATCTCGGTGATGGAATCATCAATTGTGAGTTCCATACCAAGATGAATACGATCGGTGGCGATGTGATTCAGGGTTTGAATAAGGCAATAGATCTTGCTGAAAAGGAATACCGTGGATTGGTTGTTTCCAATGACGGAAAAAATTTCTCTGCTGGAGCCAATATTGGAATGATTTTCATGATGGCTGTGGAGCAGGATTTTGATGAGTTAAATATGGCCGTTCGAGCCTTTCAAAATACATCCATGCGTTTGCGTTATTCATCCATTCCGGTTGTCGTAGCGCCATTTCAGATGACCTTAGGCGGTGGCTGTGAATTTTCGATGCATGCAGATTTTGTGCAGGCTCATGCCGAAACCTACATGGGCTTAGTGGAACTGGGCGTAGGTGTTATCCCAGGTGGTGGTGGAACTAAAGAATTTGCATTGCGTGCTTCCGAAGAATTTAAAGATGATCAAATCGTTCAGAATACGTTAAAGGATAAATTCCTGACTATTGGTCAGGCGAAAGTCTCGACCTCTGCTTACGAGGCCTATGAGCTGGGATATCTACAGAAAGATAAATTTGCGATCACGATGAACCGTGCACGCTTACTTGCTGACGCAAAAGCAAAGGCATTGGAGTTGGCGGATGAAGGTTACGTACAACCCGCACCACGAAACGATATCAAAGTGCTAGGTAATCAAGGTTTAGGGATTGTATATGTAGGAGCATCATCCATGCGTGAAGGAAATTATATCTCCGACTATGATCGCAAAATATCGGAAAAACTGGGTTGGGTGATGTGTGGTGGTAACCTGTCATCGCCAACGGAAGTCTCTGAACAGTACTTGTTGGACCTTGAACGAAAGACCTTCCTTGAGCTCTGTGCTGAACGTAAAACACTTGAAAGAATTCAGTACATGTTGACAAAAGGAAAACCTTTACGAAATTAG
- a CDS encoding four helix bundle protein has protein sequence MHKFQELKVWQKAMNMTVSIYSCTEDLPNTEKFGLISQIRRSAISICSNIAEGAGRNTKGEFIQFLGIANGSAYELQTQIELAYRLTFLNKEIKDGLVAEIEEIEKMLYNLIKSLK, from the coding sequence ATGCATAAGTTTCAAGAATTAAAAGTATGGCAAAAGGCAATGAATATGACTGTCAGCATTTATAGCTGTACAGAAGATCTTCCGAATACAGAGAAATTCGGATTGATATCCCAAATCAGGAGAAGTGCAATCTCTATTTGCTCAAATATTGCTGAAGGTGCAGGTAGAAATACAAAAGGTGAGTTTATACAATTTCTTGGAATAGCAAACGGCTCTGCTTATGAGTTACAGACACAGATTGAATTGGCTTATCGACTTACATTTTTAAATAAAGAAATTAAAGATGGATTGGTTGCGGAAATCGAAGAAATTGAAAAAATGCTATACAATCTTATAAAGTCTTTAAAATGA
- a CDS encoding acetyl-CoA C-acyltransferase, with product MEAYIVAGFRTAVGKAPRGGFRFMRADDLASDVIKHLVSTVPNLNKEDIDDVIVGNAMPEAEQGLNMARFISLMGLDTDKVPGVTVNRYCASGLETIATAVAKIKTGMADVIIAGGVEVMSGMPFGGWKIVPNPVVAQEHPDWYWGMGLTAEAVAKDYNVSREDQDAFALKSNQKAVAAIQNGHLKDGIVPITVKENYLKDGKIATRKYVVDTDEGPRADTSLEALGKLKPVFAANGSVTAGNSSQTSDGAAFVLVMSEAKVKELGVKPIAKLVSFAVAGVPPRIMGIGPIYAIPKALERAGLKKEDIDLFELNEAFASQSLAVIRELGLDEEKVNVNGGAIALGHPLGCTGAKLTVQVLHELKRRGKKYGMVTMCVGTGQGAAGIFELLD from the coding sequence ATGGAAGCATACATAGTAGCAGGATTTCGTACAGCAGTAGGTAAAGCGCCTCGAGGAGGATTTCGCTTTATGCGGGCTGATGATTTAGCATCAGATGTAATTAAACATCTCGTGTCCACTGTGCCGAATTTAAATAAAGAAGATATAGATGATGTCATTGTAGGGAATGCGATGCCTGAGGCAGAACAGGGGCTTAACATGGCACGTTTTATTTCCCTGATGGGTTTAGATACAGATAAAGTGCCAGGCGTTACCGTCAATCGGTATTGTGCCTCTGGATTGGAGACGATCGCCACGGCGGTTGCAAAGATCAAAACCGGTATGGCTGATGTCATTATCGCAGGAGGTGTTGAAGTGATGTCCGGAATGCCTTTCGGAGGCTGGAAAATTGTTCCCAATCCTGTCGTTGCCCAAGAGCATCCCGATTGGTATTGGGGTATGGGGCTGACTGCAGAGGCTGTAGCGAAGGACTACAATGTCTCCCGTGAAGATCAAGATGCCTTTGCACTGAAGTCCAATCAAAAGGCTGTTGCCGCTATTCAAAATGGTCATCTTAAAGATGGTATTGTGCCGATCACAGTCAAAGAGAACTATCTGAAGGACGGTAAGATAGCGACTCGTAAATATGTTGTAGATACCGATGAAGGGCCTCGTGCAGATACATCCCTGGAAGCTCTGGGTAAGTTGAAGCCTGTATTTGCGGCCAATGGTTCGGTGACAGCAGGAAACTCCTCACAGACATCGGATGGCGCAGCATTTGTGTTGGTTATGTCTGAGGCAAAAGTGAAAGAGTTGGGTGTTAAACCCATTGCCAAGTTGGTCAGTTTTGCTGTTGCAGGCGTACCACCGCGGATCATGGGAATCGGACCGATCTATGCGATACCAAAAGCTTTGGAACGGGCTGGACTTAAAAAAGAAGATATCGATTTATTTGAATTGAACGAAGCTTTCGCTTCCCAGTCTTTGGCTGTTATTCGTGAACTGGGGCTTGATGAAGAAAAGGTCAATGTCAATGGTGGAGCGATAGCCTTGGGGCATCCGCTAGGCTGTACAGGAGCGAAGCTGACCGTGCAGGTTTTGCATGAATTGAAACGTCGTGGCAAAAAATATGGTATGGTGACGATGTGTGTGGGAACAGGTCAAGGAGCGGCCGGTATCTTTGAACTATTAGACTAA
- a CDS encoding acyl-CoA dehydrogenase family protein, whose protein sequence is MSENKAIKGGEFVIRETPYTAIFIPEEFDEEAKMIRQTCLDFLDTEVLNKLDRIDAQEEGLMPNLMDKAGELGMLGVSIPEEYGGFGKNFNTSMLVAEAVGGGFSFAVALSAHTGIGTLPILYYGNAEQKAKYIPKLATGEWKASYCLTEPNAGSDANSGRTSAKLNAEGTHYLINGQKMWITNGGFADIFIVFAKIDDDKNLTAFIVEKDFGGITMNPEEHKLGIKGSSTRQIFFNDCAVPVENMLSERENGFKIAVNILNIGRIKLGAATNGSARMVINHAVQYANERVQFNLPISKFGAIRYKLAEMATRLFAVESASYRAGQNIDDAYDALIAGGMDEAKAKLKSVEQFAIECAIIKVWCSEMLDYVVDEGVQIYGGMGYSADAPMERAYRDSRINRIFEGTNEVNRLLVVDMLLKRAMKGELDLMGPAQAVASELLAIPDFGEEDDAPFAAEKKIVSNLKKAGLLIAGAAVQKLMMSLSKEEEILMNIADIIGYVYITESVLLRAEKLVHTGSEKAEYATDMAKIYLYGAIDKINAAGKEALYSFGEGDELNMMLVGLRRFTKAQPFNIKDARQRIAKKLIEENKYCF, encoded by the coding sequence ATGAGCGAAAATAAAGCAATCAAAGGCGGTGAGTTCGTTATTAGAGAGACTCCCTATACAGCTATTTTTATCCCAGAGGAGTTTGATGAAGAAGCGAAAATGATTCGTCAGACCTGTTTGGATTTCTTAGATACCGAAGTATTAAATAAGCTTGATCGTATTGATGCACAAGAGGAGGGATTGATGCCTAACCTGATGGATAAAGCTGGTGAACTAGGTATGCTGGGGGTGTCGATTCCGGAAGAGTATGGTGGGTTTGGTAAAAACTTCAATACGTCGATGCTCGTAGCAGAGGCCGTAGGTGGAGGTTTCTCTTTTGCCGTCGCTTTGTCTGCACATACAGGTATTGGTACTTTGCCTATCCTTTACTATGGTAATGCGGAGCAGAAAGCGAAGTATATTCCTAAACTCGCAACTGGCGAATGGAAGGCTTCCTACTGTTTGACAGAACCAAATGCCGGATCAGATGCCAATTCCGGCCGCACCTCCGCAAAACTAAATGCTGAAGGAACTCATTATCTGATCAATGGTCAGAAAATGTGGATTACCAACGGTGGATTTGCAGATATCTTTATTGTATTTGCAAAAATCGATGATGATAAGAACCTGACAGCATTTATTGTTGAAAAAGATTTTGGCGGAATCACCATGAACCCCGAAGAACATAAATTGGGAATCAAGGGATCCTCCACACGCCAGATTTTCTTTAATGACTGCGCCGTTCCGGTTGAAAACATGCTATCCGAGCGGGAAAACGGATTTAAGATTGCCGTAAACATTCTGAATATCGGACGGATCAAGTTGGGTGCTGCGACAAATGGTTCAGCTCGTATGGTGATCAATCACGCGGTTCAATATGCCAATGAACGTGTGCAGTTTAACTTGCCGATTTCTAAGTTTGGTGCTATTCGATACAAATTGGCAGAGATGGCGACACGTTTATTTGCTGTGGAATCAGCATCCTATCGTGCGGGTCAAAATATTGATGATGCCTATGATGCATTGATTGCAGGCGGTATGGACGAAGCAAAAGCCAAATTGAAATCAGTTGAACAATTTGCGATCGAGTGCGCTATTATCAAAGTATGGTGTTCTGAGATGTTAGATTATGTGGTGGATGAAGGTGTGCAGATTTATGGTGGAATGGGTTATTCAGCTGATGCGCCGATGGAGCGTGCTTATCGCGATTCACGGATCAACAGGATCTTCGAGGGTACCAATGAGGTGAATAGACTGCTTGTTGTAGATATGTTGTTAAAACGAGCCATGAAAGGTGAACTGGATCTGATGGGGCCAGCGCAGGCAGTGGCAAGTGAACTGCTGGCTATTCCTGATTTCGGGGAAGAAGATGATGCACCATTCGCAGCAGAGAAGAAAATTGTCTCCAACCTTAAGAAAGCAGGCTTACTCATTGCCGGAGCCGCTGTTCAAAAGCTGATGATGTCGCTTTCAAAAGAAGAAGAGATTCTAATGAATATCGCAGATATTATCGGTTACGTATACATTACGGAATCTGTATTGTTACGTGCAGAAAAGCTTGTCCATACTGGTTCTGAAAAGGCCGAGTATGCGACAGATATGGCGAAGATCTATCTGTATGGTGCGATTGATAAAATCAATGCTGCGGGTAAAGAAGCGCTGTATTCCTTTGGTGAAGGCGATGAGTTGAATATGATGCTGGTTGGATTACGTCGATTCACTAAAGCGCAACCATTTAACATCAAAGACGCACGTCAGCGGATTGCTAAAAAATTAATAGAAGAAAATAAATATTGTTTTTGA
- a CDS encoding putative sulfate exporter family transporter: protein MASSRSFALTEDWVVVILGLATIFLALSGIFAPVPNFSWSNFSELTSTIFDSANLNKIFQQFIFVFVTGVFGAFLLGKSVKHLLVVFPVVFILTVFALIVAGNSTVKEYNLEAVIFSLIIGLVISNCFKLPTWFKEALSTELYVKIGLILLGTTVIFGDILKAGSLGLIQALAVVLSVWYFAFWLCKKLKIDKEMSLMLSSAVSICGVSAAIATSGAIKGDSKKLSYVISLVLITAIPMMIFMPYMAEWMGLSQEVTGAWLGGSIDTTGAVVASGSLVGEEALKISTIVKFSQNVLLGLAAFAISIYWTYAKSVDDETKRDKPTLKIIWERFPKFVLGFVFASLLFSFVISPEKIDAVKGSLKNLQGLWFTLAFTSIGLETNFKDLFVQDNKKPLYAFLIAQTFNVVVTLLIALVLFR, encoded by the coding sequence ATGGCATCGTCAAGATCATTTGCACTTACAGAAGACTGGGTAGTCGTCATTTTGGGACTCGCTACCATTTTTTTAGCACTTTCGGGTATTTTTGCACCTGTACCTAATTTTTCCTGGAGTAACTTTTCCGAACTGACCTCCACAATTTTTGATTCGGCCAATCTCAACAAGATTTTTCAGCAGTTTATCTTTGTCTTTGTGACAGGTGTTTTTGGGGCGTTTTTGCTTGGTAAATCCGTTAAACATCTGCTGGTCGTATTTCCTGTAGTGTTTATTTTGACTGTATTTGCGCTGATAGTAGCGGGCAATTCGACAGTGAAAGAATATAATCTCGAGGCTGTTATTTTTAGTTTGATTATAGGTTTGGTCATTAGCAATTGTTTTAAGCTGCCTACCTGGTTTAAAGAAGCCTTGAGTACTGAATTGTATGTCAAGATCGGATTGATTCTATTGGGTACCACTGTTATCTTTGGGGATATCCTTAAAGCGGGCTCATTGGGACTTATCCAAGCTTTGGCAGTTGTATTGTCAGTTTGGTATTTCGCTTTTTGGCTCTGTAAAAAATTGAAGATAGACAAGGAAATGTCCCTGATGTTGTCCAGTGCAGTTTCTATTTGTGGTGTTTCAGCGGCCATTGCTACCTCAGGAGCTATTAAAGGTGATAGCAAAAAACTTTCTTATGTGATTTCCCTGGTGTTGATCACCGCAATTCCAATGATGATTTTTATGCCCTATATGGCTGAATGGATGGGCTTATCGCAAGAGGTGACCGGTGCATGGCTAGGAGGTAGTATCGATACAACAGGAGCTGTTGTTGCTTCAGGCTCCCTTGTTGGAGAGGAAGCGTTAAAGATCAGTACAATTGTCAAATTCTCGCAAAACGTATTGTTAGGACTAGCGGCATTCGCGATCAGTATTTATTGGACCTATGCAAAATCTGTGGATGACGAAACAAAGCGGGATAAACCGACGTTAAAGATTATCTGGGAACGCTTCCCTAAATTTGTGCTTGGGTTTGTATTTGCATCGCTATTATTTTCCTTTGTAATTTCTCCTGAAAAAATTGATGCTGTCAAGGGTAGTCTGAAAAACCTGCAGGGACTCTGGTTTACCTTAGCATTTACTTCGATCGGTCTGGAAACAAATTTCAAAGACCTTTTTGTACAAGATAATAAGAAACCCCTTTATGCATTTTTGATTGCGCAGACCTTTAATGTCGTAGTGACTTTGTTGATCGCACTGGTGCTGTTTCGATAA